Below is a window of Aeromonas veronii DNA.
TTGCCGGGCGTTCAACTGCGAGCCTTATTTGGCTCTGGTTGTCGATTGCAAGGATGACATCAAAGTGTTTATAACCTCAAAGGATCATCTGCTGTCGATTCATCCTAAACGCCAAGTCTGTGTGGGATGGAAGATGAGTGATGATTGGATCACAAAGTACCGGGAAGACCCGAAGATCATGATGATTGAATTTCAGTACAGAACACCCCGCTGGTGGTCACCCTCATCGTGATCGGAGTTGCATTTAAAACGGGCATTACGTTTTAGCTGCCTTTCGCTAAGCCCTGTTCGAAAATGCGACATGTGCAAATGTTCAGTATCGAATCCACCCTCTGTAATCCGTATTCTTGCCCTATCAACGATGATTACTACTTGCCGTGTCGCATAGCGCGCTCTGCAATATGTTCCGATGAGCGCGAACAAAAACTGACGCATCTATAGGCAGGTGGCTATGTCATATAGCCAAAAAGTGGTAATTGTATAGTCCGGTCATGTTCATATCGGTAAGCTGCTGGCGTTATTATCGATCGTGGCCTTTCAACTTTTTCATGATGACAAGCGCGGTGAACTAAAAGGTCAAAATAGCGGACTCTCCATGGCTATCAAGAAGAAAAATTTCTGCTTCTCCATGTTGGCCTGCGGCCACAGCTAATATGCATGGCCAACCGTAGCAAGAAGACGCATCAATTTGAAAATAATGAGAAAGTAAAACTAGATTGCCGGTGGATGCGTACCCGAAACTAGCCGGTTGGTTTTGAGGTACGCCTTAGCCGAGATCACAGAGGATGTTCCAACAGATGCATCATAACCATGAGTCATCAACAGCTATGTCGCAGGACAGGACTCAACCACATAATCCTAAGGGTATCGACAAGCAGGTGCTGTCGGTAAAAGGCTTGCTGGCACTGCCGAATTTGCAGATCCCCCATTACCAGCGTCCATATCGTTGGGGGGAGAAGCATATCGCCGATCTGTTTACCGATCTGGCCCAGCAACAGGACAAAAAGGCCTATCGGCTGGGCTCTTTGGTGTTTCATCAGCATCAGGATGAACAGACGCACCAATGCTGGCTGGATATTGTCGATGGCCAGCAGCGCACCCTGACCCTGCTGTTGACCGTCAAGGCGCTGCTTGAGCTGTTGGATGACCCGCAGCAAGCGGGCCGTTTCAACCGCCAAGATCTTAAGAAGGATTTAGCTAACCTGGCTGCCCCCGTGAATGCCTTTATGGCCCGGCAATCCTTTCCTAGCCTGGACTCGGCGCTGAATCTGCGTCGAAACTATCTGGCGCTGCGGCGATGGGTGGCTCGGCCTGAGTTCACGGAAACGCAGATCAACTTCTTGCTCAATCACTGTCAGGTGGTCTGCTTTGTGCTCAAGGATATCTCGGAGGCGTTCCAGTTCTTCGATTCGCAAAACGCCCGCGGGCGTGATCTGGCGCCGCACGATCTGCTCAAGGCCTACCATCTGCGCGAGTTCCCCGAGGCAGAGGGGCATCTTAAGGCCGAAGCGGTCGAGCATTGGGAGCGCCTGCCGAGCGATCAGTTGGCCGTGTTGTTTGCCGACTATCTCTTCAGGGTCAGGCAATGGGCCGAAGGGAAATCGGCGCGTTATTTCGGCAAGGGCGATGTGGATCTGTTTAAAGGGGTCAACCTCGACAAGGTGGGCCATTTCCCGTACGTCGAATCGCTGCGTATCGCCCATCACTTTGTGGATGACTATAACAGTCAGTATCAGCGCAAGATTGATGGCCAGCGGATGCGATTCCCGTTCCATCTCGACCAGATGATCATCAATGGCCGGCGCTTTTTCGAGATGGCCGAACACTACCAGAAGCAGGTGGCCAACATTGTCAAAGCGCAGATGCCGGAGGCCAGCACAGCTGACCACACCGTAGCGACGCAACCAGCCGAGCGCGGGACATTACAGTGGGCGCAGCTTTCGCCACAAGCACAGCACATTTTAAGCACACTCAACAGCTATGCCCGCCGCTATCGCACCGGCGATGGTTATGTACGCGCCATGTTTGACTGTGCCCTGATCTTCTATCTCGACAAGTTCGGTTGCGCGGGGCTGTCACAGGCCATCGAGAAGTGTTTTATCTGGGCCTATCGCTGTCGCATTCGCCAGCAGGTGGTTCAACTTGCCACCGTCGATAACTATGTGCTGGAGCACAACCTGATCCGCGCGATTCGTGATGCGCGCTTGCCGGCAGACCTGCATGCCTTCCCGTTGCCGAGCCTCAGCCCGTCAGAAAACAGGAATAATCGTGACGGCAGTGATGATGAGCTGGTCATGCTGTTTAAGGAGATGAAGTACTATGCCTAACGCTGTGCGTCCGTTTTCCATCCGGCAACTGCTGGGCGATCATGCCCGCTATCTGGTGCCGATGTACCAGCGTAATTACGCCTGGGGCGAGGGTGAGATCACCCAGTTGCTGCAAGATGTGCTGGATTATCAGACCAAGTCATCGCGACAGGGTGAGCCACAGACCTACTATATCGGTACGCTTGTGGTGCATAAGCGTGATGATGGTCGTTATGAGGTGATCGATGGCCAGCAACGCTTTACCACCCTCTCTCTGTTGGCCAATTGGCTAAAGCACCAAGCGAAAGATGCGGTGGATATGAGTTGGTATCAGGCTATCAACCTTGCTTTTGAAAGTCGCCCGATATCGAGTCACACCTTCGAGTGTTTAT
It encodes the following:
- a CDS encoding DUF262 domain-containing protein, with translation MSQDRTQPHNPKGIDKQVLSVKGLLALPNLQIPHYQRPYRWGEKHIADLFTDLAQQQDKKAYRLGSLVFHQHQDEQTHQCWLDIVDGQQRTLTLLLTVKALLELLDDPQQAGRFNRQDLKKDLANLAAPVNAFMARQSFPSLDSALNLRRNYLALRRWVARPEFTETQINFLLNHCQVVCFVLKDISEAFQFFDSQNARGRDLAPHDLLKAYHLREFPEAEGHLKAEAVEHWERLPSDQLAVLFADYLFRVRQWAEGKSARYFGKGDVDLFKGVNLDKVGHFPYVESLRIAHHFVDDYNSQYQRKIDGQRMRFPFHLDQMIINGRRFFEMAEHYQKQVANIVKAQMPEASTADHTVATQPAERGTLQWAQLSPQAQHILSTLNSYARRYRTGDGYVRAMFDCALIFYLDKFGCAGLSQAIEKCFIWAYRCRIRQQVVQLATVDNYVLEHNLIRAIRDARLPADLHAFPLPSLSPSENRNNRDGSDDELVMLFKEMKYYA